A window from Salvia miltiorrhiza cultivar Shanhuang (shh) chromosome 2, IMPLAD_Smil_shh, whole genome shotgun sequence encodes these proteins:
- the LOC131013520 gene encoding uncharacterized protein LOC131013520 — MLTRVTSFFYTLDRNIPHFLKIKIHIFTFFFFLLDNISYHGIHDNTPPFHISLSPRIKFGEFLSEELDILPAIQGRVLAVPDHQYLVNFSTIPLDDPFLQNSRWLYHKNSILVRYKKCGSGFSARTECELQERYMEHQVDLSTRGQLQTVLPEVH, encoded by the exons ATGTTGACACGTGTCACCTCCTTTTTCTACACTCTTGACCGAAACATCCCCCATTTCCTGAAAATCAAAATTCACATCTttaccttcttcttcttcttgcttgATAATATCAGCTACCATGGAATTCATGACAATACTCCCCCCTTTCACATATCCTTGTCCCCAAGGATCAAATTTGGGGAATTTCTTTCGGAGGAACTGGACATCCTCCCAGCTATTCAAGGACGAGTCTTGGCTGTTCCAGACCACCAATACTTGGTGAATTTCTCTACCATTCCTCTTGACGACCCTTTCCTGCAAAATTCCCGATGGCTCTACCACAAAAATTCCATCTTGGTCCGCTACAAGAAGTGCGGGAGCGGATTCAGTGCCCGGACTGAGTGCGAGCTTCAAGAGCGATACATGGAACACCAGGTGGATCTTAGCACCAGGGGGCAACTCCAAACG GTTCTGCCGGAGGTACACTGA
- the LOC131008488 gene encoding uncharacterized protein LOC131008488 gives MNSLSWNCRGLGHPLAIPTLCGLVRAHKANFVFLCETISQKQKIEEIRNRLHFEGCLTVECRGRSGGLCMLWKVSSSCKVIGYSRNHIDIHVIDANGDWRLTGFYGYPERNRRRDSWDFLRRLAGISPLPWVVMGDFNDLLDPGEKRGRVEHPNWLFQGFRSAVIDGGISDIPLSGYQFTWSRGLGTENFVEERLDRAMANSDWKTLFPEATLVPLTAAMSDHVPILLKCKGLAVSNSFRRFRFENKWCLEPDLPNVVRDCWTNLAGVTVTNRLTAVSDSLTIWAKHIRRNEKLSKQHLQQLISELQGRRDSNSIWQLKKARSDLATMLLREEQHWKQRAKQHWLKDGDYNTKFFHAMASARRKTNSIIKLQRDDGSWTVGEEEVRTTTRSYFESLFDASSSHVNYHQVLSRLQPSIDEAMNESLTRPFQAEEFKNAVFQMHPDKAPGPDGFNPKFYQKFWSIIGDDVVDCCSAWLNRGSFPPNLNHTMISLIPKVDSPTTMKDLRPIALCNVLYKIISKVLCNRLKLALPYLIDRAQSAFVEGRLIQDNILIAFEAIHTMKRKTRGKFGNVALKIDISKAYDRVDWNYLDAILNRLGFCEQWRTWMRLCVSSVSYDVLVNGVAVGPILPGRGLRQGDPLSPYLFILCAEGLSAMIRYETDCGNLHGIQMGRGGPAVSHLMFADDCLFFCRATPAECGILKRVLSTYEAASGQAINYQKSGVFYSSNINDAGRDEISDVLGVATPLNTGRYLGLPSLVGRKKKEIFRYIRDRMWKKIQGWQGKKLSKAGKEILIKGVAQAIPSYCMSIFLLPTTLTDELERLMNSFWWSNKSESGRGINWMKWDRLCVDKKIGGLGFRSLQLLNLALLGKLGWRLIDEPDALVCRVLKAKYFPHGDFLSAPVGHSPSFTWRSICAAQDLVRRGVRWRIGDGNMVRVYGDPWLRNDDSFWISGGQFSAFSELRVSDLMVPGSHRWDVALVNSLFTHDDAHNILGIPLTPNVHQDKMVWHFEEKGRYTVKSAYKLASSLTLDTTYRVDGHWSKLWQIKIPPSIRRFIWRAARNNLPSNERLLSRGISVGGTCDTCKSNIENLWHTFFACPFAKDCWRHIGFMGHIDDITSRSESFTDALFLIIGDNNADRRAKVCMVMSQIWKDRNGVIWKGSTPTPARSITLAIDRWLDWILARRKLAYQEPPSPVINSCVGWHSLQSGAVLCNVDAAFFSESNNVGIGIAIRSSEGNFIVGKVMTFVGLPKIVEGELVGIKEALSWLKELGYLQGRVESDCMQACEAIASGERNISEMGSLAAFCREELSLMPGFQLQHVKRARNVIAHDLAKVSRDFCTHHVWNEPPMFVVGHLHLPCSCV, from the coding sequence ATGAATTCCTTAAGCTGGAATTGCAGGGGGCTGGGCCATCCCCTTGCGATTCCTACTTTATGTGGGCTGGTTCGTGCTCACAAGGCTAACTTTGTCTTCCTGTGTGAGACTATATCGCAAAAGCAaaagattgaggagattagaaATCGGCTCCATTTTGAGGGCTGCCTTACTGTGGAGTGTCGGGGACGTAGTGGAGGTCTTTGTATGCTCTGGAAAGTGTCCTCGTCTTGCAAAGTTATTGGTTACTCGAGGAACCATATTGACATTCATGTGATTGACGCTAATGGCGATTGGCGTCTTACGGGTTTCTATGGCTACCCGGAAAGAAATCGACGAAGAGATTCTTGGGATTTTCTTCGACGTTTGGCTGGCATCAGCCCACTCCCGTGGGTTGTTATGGGCGACTTCAATGATCTACTTGACCCGGGAGAAAAAAGAGGAAGAGTTGAGCATCCGAATTGGCTCTTTCAAGGTTTTCGCTCGGCTGTTATCGATGGTGGTATTTCGGATATTCCCCTTTCCGGATATCAATTTACTTGGTCTAGAGGGCTGGGCACTGAAAACTTTGTTGAGGAGCGGCTGGACCGAGCTATGGCTAATAGCGACTGGAAAACTCTTTTCCCGGAGGCCACCCTCGTTCCCCTCACTGCAGCCATGTCGGATCATGTTCCTATTCTTCTTAAATGTAAGGGTTTGGCTGTCTCTAACTCTTTTCGCAGGTTCCGCTTTGAAAACAAATGGTGTTTAGAACCTGATCTACCAAATGTCGTCCGGGACTGTTGGACGAATCTTGCCGGAGTAACGGTGACCAATCGTCTCACGGCGGTGTCGGATTCTCTTACCATTTGGGCGAAGCATATTCGGAGGAATGAGAAACTCTCCAAACAACATCTTCAACAGCTAATCTCCGAGTTACAAGGACGGCGGGATTCAAACTCCATTTGGCAGTTGAAAAAAGCGAGGAGTGATTTGGCTACTATGCTTCTTCGAGAGGAGCAACATTGGAAACAACGCGCCAAACAACATTGGTTGAAGGATGGTGACTACAATACGAAGTTTTTCCACGCAATGGCGTCGGCTCGTCGGAAGACTAATTCCATCATAAAACTTCAAAGAGATGATGGAAGTTGGACCGTGGGAGAGGAAGAGGTACGTACTACAACTCGTTCCTATTTTGAGTCCTTGTTTGATGCGTCTTCGAGCCATGTCAATTACCACCAGGTTCTGAGCCGTCTTCAACCTAGCATCGACGAGGCGATGAATGAGTCTCTTACTCGACCTTTTCAAGCGGAGGAATTTAAGAATGCTGTTTTCCAGATGCACCCTGATAAAGCGCCGGGCCCGGACGGATTTAATCcaaaattttatcaaaaattttgGAGCATTATTGGTGACGATGTGGTAGACTGCTGCTCTGCATGGCTGAATAGGGGAAGTTTTCCTCCTAACCTGAATCACACGATGATCTCTCTCATTCCTAAGGTTGACTCGCCCACCACCATGAAGGACCTTCGACCTATTGCATTATGCAATGTCCTCTATAAGATCATTTCTAAGGTTCTATGCAATCGGCTGAAGTTGGCGTTGCCATATCTTATTGATAGAGCACAGTCAGCCTTCGTGGAGGGGAGACTTATACAAGACAACATCCTTATTGCTTTTGAAGCAATACATACCATGAAACGGAAGACCCGGGGAAAGTTTGGAAACGTGGCTCTCAAGATCGACATTAGTAAGGCCTATGACCGTGTTGACTGGAATTATCTTGATGCTATTCTCAACCGGCTAGGTTTTTGTGAACAATGGAGGACGTGGATGAGACTTTGTGTTAGTTCGGTCTCTTACGACGTTTTGGTTAACGGTGTCGCGGTTGGCCCTATTTTACCGGGACGTGGTTTGCGTCAGGGAGACCCTCTGTCCCCGTATCTCTTTATTTTATGTGCGGAAGGTCTCTCGGCCATGATAAGATACGAGACGGACTGTGGAAATCTGCATGGTATTCAAATGGGACGTGGAGGTCCCGCTGTTTCGCATCTTATGTTCGCGGATGACTGCCTTTTCTTTTGCCGAGCCACCCCGGCGGAGTGCGGTATTCTAAAACGGGTTCTGAGCACTTACGAAGCAGCCTCGGGCCAAGCCATCAACTACCAAAAATCTGGGGTTTTCTACAGCTCCAACATAAACGATGCAGGGCGCGATGAAATTTCTGACGTGTTGGGTGTTGCCACGCCGCTGAACACGGGGAGGTACCTTGGACTCCCTTCTCTTGTGGgtcgaaagaagaaagaaatattTCGCTATATCCGGGACCGTATGTGGAAGAAGATCCAAGGTTGGCAGGGGAAAAAACTTTCGAAGGCTGGTAAGGAAATTTTGATCAAAGGAGTAGCTCAAGCAATCCCCTCTTATTGTATGTCAATTTTCCTATTGCCTACTACTTTGACGGACGAGCTTGAGCGCCTTATGAATAGCTTTTGGTGGAGCAATAAAAGCGAATCGGGGAGAGGTATTAATTGGATGAAATGGGATCGGTTGTGTGTTGATAAGAAGATAGGAGGTCTTGGTTTTCGGAGTTTGCAACTTCTTAACCTCGCTTTATTAGGAAAGTTGGGCTGGCGGTTGATTGATGAGCCGGATGCCCTCGTCTGTCGGGTGCTAAAGGCTAAATATTTTCCGCATGGCGATTTTCTTTCGGCCCCAGTGGGCCACAGCCCGAGCTTTACCTGGCGTAGTATCTGTGCTGCGCAAGACCTGGTTCGTAGAGGTGTGCGATGGAGGATTGGGGATGGAAATATGGTGCGCGTCTATGGTGATCCGTGGTTAAGAAATGATGATTCATTCTGGATTTCGGGGGGTCAGTTTTCAGCTTTTAGTGAGCTGCGTGTCTCGGACCTTATGGTGCCGGGTTCTCACAGGTGGGACGTCGCCTTGGTTAATTCCCTCTTTACGCATGATGATGCTCACAATATTCTGGGAATTCCTCTTACTCCCAATGTTCATCAAGATAAGATGGTTTGGCACTTCGAGGAAAAGGGTCGATATACGGTGAAGTCGGCTTATAAATTGGCGAGCTCCCTAACTCTCGATACTACGTATAGAGTTGATGGTCACTGGAGCAAGCTATGGCAGATAAAGATCCCTCCTAGTATCCGAAGATTCATCTGGAGGGCCGCAAGGAACAATTTGCCTTCAAATGAGAGACTCCTTTCCAGAGGTATTTCGGTGGGAGGAACTTGTGATACTTGCAAATCAAATATTGAAAACCTCTGGCACACTTTCTTTGCATGTCCGTTCGCGAAAGATTGTTGGAGACATATTGGCTTTATGGGGCACATCGATGATATTACCAGTCGCAGCGAGTCTTTTACTGATGCTCTCTTCCTCATTATTGGTGATAATAACGCTGACCGCAGAGCCAAAGTTTGCATGGTTATGTCGCAAATTTGGAAGGACCGCAATGGTGTCATTTGGAAAGGCTCTACACCTACTCCCGCGAGGTCGATCACCCTGGCTATTGACCGGTGGCTGGACTGGATTCTGGCACGTCGGAAACTCGCCTATCAGGAGCCTCCTTCTCCTGTTATTAACTCTTGTGTTGGGTGGCACTCTCTACAGTCAGGGGCGGTCCTCTGTAATGTCGACGCGGCCTTCTTTTCGGAGTCTAATAATGTAGGCATTGGGATTGCTATTCGTAGCTCTGAGGGCAACTTTATTGTGGGAAAGGTGATGACGTTTGTGGGACTCCCTAAAATAGTGGAGGGTGAACTCGTGGGAATCAAGGAAGCGTTGTCGTGGTTGAAAGAATTGGGGTATCTACAAGGCAGAGTGGAGTCCGACTGCATGCAAGCTTGTGAGGCGATCGCTTCGGGTGAAAGAAATATTTCTGAGATGGGTTCTTTGGCAGCCTTTTGCCGTGAGGAGTTATCGCTTATGCCGGGTTTCCAGTTGCAACATGTCAAGAGAGCCCGCAATGTGATTGCGCATGATTTAGCTAAAGTTTCGAGAGATTTTTGTACACaccatgtttggaatgaacccccgATGTTTGTGGTGGGTCATCTCCATTTACCATGCTCTTGTGTTTAA
- the LOC131008489 gene encoding uncharacterized protein LOC131008489, translating to MAGLHLEGEDDELLLEDEITGDSSVSADLCLVGRFITDQPVNFNLMRSRLASIWRPGKGVFMKDIGEGRFIFQFFHEVDLKRVFEGGPWSFGNLPLILHHLRRGEFPLKVPLDTLPFWVQIHDLPAGYLTEGIGKLLGKFIGTFLEYDSTNSTGVWRQYMRVRVGVRVDEPLKRFKKIKNKDGSSFTVNFRYERLHIFCFLCGRLGHSENFCELMFNAEAKNSERQWGAWLKAADRRSQTLAGDKWIRTDGGEGNPSGVAAQTRVSPKAPQTEPKQKEQESRSLRSEIISTRDSRESIPQILPRQILQDISYKQNNPDFMQLAIPDATYSEERKRRRGYNSENIGNTSSSELFLAGSTGDGSDVSTLSTAGSEHGVGRFQ from the coding sequence ATGGCAGGACTACATCTTGAGGGGGAGGACGATGAACTTCTCCTGGAAGATGAGATTACGGGAGACTCATCGGTCTCAGCGGATCTCTGCCTTGTTGGACGTTTCATCACAGATCAACCAGTGAATTTCAACTTGATGCGAAGCCGTCTTGCCAGCATCTGGCGTCCGGGGAAAGGGGTCTTCATGAAAGATATTGGGGAGGGCCGTTTTATTTTCCAATTCTTCCACGAAGTAGATCTCAAACGTGTCTTTGAAGGAGGACCTTGGTCGTTCGGTAATCTTCCGCTTATTCTTCATCATCTACGACGGGGCGAATTTCCTCTAAAAGTGCCCTTGGATACGCTACCTTTTTGGGTACAAATCCATGATTTACCCGCCGGTTATCTTACGGAGGGGATTGGAAAATTGCTTGGAAAATTCATTGGAACGTTTCTGGAGTACGATAGCACAAACTCGACTGGTGTTTGGCGTCAATACATGAGAGTAAGAGTGGGAGTTCGGGTGGATGAACCCCTGAAGAGattcaagaaaataaagaataaagacgGATCTTCGTTCACGGTCAACTTTAGGTATGAGCGGCTCCATATCTTCTGTTTCTTATGTGGCCGCCTTGGCCACTCTGAAAATTTCTGCGAATTAATGTTCAATGCTGAGGCCAAAAATTCGGAAAGACAATGGGGTGCGTGGTTGAAAGCAGCCGACCGGAGAAGCCAGACCCTTGCCGGCGACAAATGGATCAGGACTGATGGAGGAGAAGGAAACCCTAGTGGGGTGGCGGCTCAAACTAGGGTTTCCCCGAAGGCGCCCCAAACTGAGCCAAAACAGAAAGAGCAAGAATCACGGAGCCTGCGATCTGAGATTATCTCGACCCGTGATTCGCGCGAGTCAATCCCTCAGATCTTGCCTCGTCAGATTCTCCAAGATATCAGTTACAAACAAAACAACCCGGATTTCATGCAACTTGCGATCCCCGACGCGACGTACTCGGAGGAAAGAAAACGGCGGCGGGGATACAACTCTGAGAATATCGGAAACACCTCATCATCTGAGCTCTTTCTCGCTGGTTCTACCGGAGATGGTTCAGATGTTTCTACTCTCTCAACGGCGGGCTCCGAGCACGGAGTCGGCCGGTTCCAATGA